The following proteins come from a genomic window of Emys orbicularis isolate rEmyOrb1 chromosome 9, rEmyOrb1.hap1, whole genome shotgun sequence:
- the TTC14 gene encoding tetratricopeptide repeat protein 14 — protein sequence MERDLLRQALGFHGPALLSLLRTEQHDNPDFRGLLPPGGPSLEPPREAQHQPPARKEKRIDNIEIQHFIAKKADLLFALSWKPSVSTDSESNEENEDCYAVMPPLEQFMEVPSEDRRELFFRDIERGDVVVGRISSIREFGFFMVLICLGSGVAREISQLEITALCPLRDVPSHSSHGDPLSYYQTGDIIQAAIKDIDRYHEKLTISLHSSALPPSLSSTKLGVISSEDLPLHYRRSVEVASTSETYEKVLHHSLGFANPAVVEFLLGKLGLSESSPPSLMRGLQSKNFNEEDFAFALRKKQSASWALKCVKIGVDYFKVGRHVEAMNEYNKALEIDAQNVEAFVARGALYATKGSLNKAIDDFEVALKNCPTHRNARKYLCQTLVERGGQLEEEDNLLNAQNYYKRALILDETFKEAEDALLKLRKHMQKSLEMREKQAAKEERQKEKKIETSAQKLRKLLKEEKRLKKKRRRSTSSSSSSSSDSASDVSVSSSSSSSSSSSDHKRHKKRSRNRSVSSRSSKKHSSRVSSHQRDQSRKDECYSPPADTSASFLNQKYEMEKLLERQDRLVYQKTEVRERQCSLSRTSADDEDTFGGRSEDSRDSYGSSKTQSTSSKNEKQGKADRSFSNRRGSSGSYHWKSDDKIKTHDFRKLEKEVEGRKEQFRKRGSSQSMYSTSPAGSDYSGKSVEKNKQYSSTWLYEYSGNDDGSRRELTQSTNERREYKNRESSHGETTKAKELDEETTLNGKGQSESGVKKSLPQNLLNIFNQIAEFERQKGSKQKNQ from the exons ATGGAGCGGGACCTGCTCCGCCAGGCGCTGGGTTTCCATGGCCCCGCGCTGCTCTCCCTGCTCCGCACCGAGCAGCACGATAACCCCGACTTCCGGGGCCTCCTGCCTCCCgggggccccagcctggagccgccCCGGGAAGCCCAGCATCAGCCGCCCGCCAG GAAAGAGAAGAGAATTGATAACATTGAGATACAACACTTCATTGCCAAAAAAGCTGATCTCCTTTTTGCTCTTTCATGGAAACCAAGTGTATCAACAGATTCAGAATCAAATGAAGAGAATGAAG ATTGTTATGCTGTTATGCCACCCCTGGAGCAGTTCATGGAGGTGCCaagtgaggacaggagggagctGTTTTTCCGAGACATTGAGCGTGGCGATGTTGTCGTCGGAAGGATTAGTTCTATTCGTGAATTTGGCTTTTTCATGGTGTTAATCTGTCTGGGCAGTGGCGTCGCCAGAGAGATCTCGCAGTTAGAAATCACT GCTCTTTGTCCATTGAGAGATGTGCCTTCTCATAGCAGCCATGGTGATCCTTTATCATATTATCAAACTGGAGACATTATACAAG CTGCAATCAAGGACATTGATCGTTACCATGAAAAACTCACGATATCACTGCACAGCTCTGCTCTTCCACCCAGTCTATCTAGTACTAAACTGGGGGTAATTAGTTCTGAAGACTTGCCTTTACATTATAG GAGAAGTGTTGAAGTAGCCAGTACTTCGGAGACGTATGAAAAAGTCTTACATCATTCCTTGGGATTTGCTAATCCAGCAGTAGTTGAATTTTTATTAGGAAAACTAGGACTAAGTGAATCCAGCCCACCATCGTTAATGAGAGGCCTGCAAAG caaaaacTTCAATGAAGAAGACTTTGCCTTTGCATTGAGGAAAAAGCAATCTGCATCTTGGGCCTTGAAATG TGTGAAGATTGGGGTTGATTATTTTAAGGTTGGCCGCCATGTAGAGGCTATGAATGAATACAACAAGGCCTTGGAAATAGATGCACAAAATGTTGAAGCCTTCGTAGCTCGTGGGGCACT TTATGCAACAAAAGGAAGCTTAAACAAAGCCATAGATGATTTTGAAGTTGCATTAAAAAACTGTCCAACCCATAGAAATGCAAGGAAATACCTCTGTCAGACACTTGTGGAAAGAGGAGGCCA GTTGGAAGAGGAAGATAACCTGTTAAATGCTCAGAATTATTATAAGAGAGCTTTAATTTTGGATGAGACTTTTAAAGAAGCGGAGGATGCCTTACTGAAACTCCGTAAACATATGCAG aaatcttTGGAAATGAGGGAGAAGCAAGCTGCAAAAGAAGAGagacagaaggaaaagaaaatagaaacaagTGCACAAAAACTGCGTAAGCtcttaaaagaagaaaagag GCTGAAGAAGAAAAGGAGAAGATcaacttcttcctcttcctcctcctcaagtGATTCCGCATCTGATGTAtcagtttcatcctcttcctcctcctcttcctcctcttctgatCACAAAAGGCACAAGAAAAGGAGTAGAAATCGGTCAGTGTCCTCTCGCAGCTCCAAAAAACATTCATCTAGGGTTTCTTCACATCAGCGAGATCAGAGTAGGAAAGATGAATGCTACTCTCCCCCAGCTGATACCTCTGCTTCCTTCCTTAACCAAAAATATGAAATGGAAAAACTGCTGGAGCGGCAGGACAGATTAGTATATCAAAAGACagaggtgagagagagacagtgttCTCTATCAAGGACTTCTGCTGATGATGAAGACACTTTTGGAGGTAGGTCTGAAGATTCAAGGGATTCTTATGGTAGCTCCAAGACTCAGTCAACCAGcagcaaaaatgaaaaacagggtAAAGCAGACAGATCCTTCTCTAATAGGAGGGGTTCCTCAGGTTCTTATCACTGGAAGTCAGATGATAAAATCAAGACACATGATTTTAGAAAGTTAGAAAAGGAAGTAGAGGGGAGAAAAGAGCAGTTTAGAAAGCGTGGTTCCAGTCAGAGCATGTATTCCACTTCTCCAGCAGGGTCAGATTACTCAGGCAAGTCAGTAGAAAAGAATAAACAGTACAGCAGCACTTGGTTATATGAGTACAGTGGAAATGATGATGGTAGCAGACGTGAGTTAACCCAGAGTACAAATGAAAGGAGAGAATATAAAAATAGGGAAAGTAGTCATGGGGAAACTACTAAAGCAAAGGAGCTAGATGAGGAAACTACACTCAATGGTAAAGGGCAATCAGAAAGTGGTGTTAAAAAGAGCCTGCCCCAGAACTTACTCAACATATTCAATCAAATTGCTGAATTTGAGAGACAAAAAGGAAGTAAGCAGAAAAACCAATAA